From Hoeflea sp. 108:
CGGTTGATTCGTCCACCAGTACCAGGAGCTTCGGTGCCGCCCGATGCTCTACCGCTTCAGGCAAGCGATCACCTCGGTATAGCGCCTCAGGATACCGTGGGTCTTGTCGGAAAAGCACAAATACGGATGTCGAAATCTGCCCATGAGCAAATTTGCTCATGGATGTCATAGCCGTAGTCGACAGTCACCAGGGAGCCGTCACCAGATATCGGATTTCCGTGATACTCAGCTTCCTTATGATAGATGATCGTACTGTCAGGTGTGAGTGCGGTACGGACAGTCACAGCGTTGACCAAAGTTCTCTGTATTGGAAAAGTGCTTATGAACAGTCCGCCAGGGCGCAAATGGGGCAATAGTCCTCCTATTCTAGGTGAAAATCCTCATCAAGCATGAGGATGCGGATAATATGGAAAAGCTTGTCCAGAAAGGCACTTCGGCAGTGCCCAAGGCTACCCACCTGAGGTCAAATCTGCCCTGCTCATTGTGATTGGTTGCGGTGCCATCAGCATGGCCGCTGAGAGCGTTGGAGCGGCTACGTGGACAGGCACTGACCGTGCGCGTCACAGCACGTATGGCTTTGAAATATTTTTTTCTTCGATATCCCGAAATTGACTGCTAACATTGTTAGGGATTCGACTGTGCGCGTTGTAAAAAGGGGCTTCGTAGGTGAAGGGTATCATATTAGCAGGTGGCAACGGTACCCGCCTATACCCCGCTACACTCGCCGTTTCAAAGCAGGTCTTGCCCGTATACGACAAGCCGATGATATACTATCCGCTTGGAGTTCTTATGCTTTCTGGCATTCGAGAAATTCTCATAATTTCTTCTCCTCGGGATTTGCATCTGTTTCAGCTATTGCTGGGGGACGGCTCGGCATTCGGGATATCCATCGAGTATGCGACGCAATTCGCACCCAATGGCTTGGCTGAAGCCTTCATAATTGGCCGCGATTTCATCGGTGGGGATCGCGTAGCCTTGATATTGGGAGATAATATTTTCTACGGCGACGGTCTGTCTGATCGCTGCCGCTCCGCAGTCGCGCGCCAGCGGGGAGCGTCCGTCTTTGCCTACCAGGTCGACGACCCGCAGCGTTACGGAGTTGTTAC
This genomic window contains:
- the rfbA gene encoding glucose-1-phosphate thymidylyltransferase RfbA, with the protein product MKGIILAGGNGTRLYPATLAVSKQVLPVYDKPMIYYPLGVLMLSGIREILIISSPRDLHLFQLLLGDGSAFGISIEYATQFAPNGLAEAFIIGRDFIGGDRVALILGDNIFYGDGLSDRCRSAVARQRGASVFAYQVDDPQRYGVVTFDRTTQQALSIEEKPENPRSNWAVTGLYFYDNSVVEIASSIRPSARGELEITDLNRTYLERGQLHVVRLGRGHAWLDTGTHDSLHDAASFVRTIEHRQGVKVMCLEEIGLELGWLSAEEVLTRAAALGSTEYARYLVRRAKEIGHG